In the Sphingobacterium sp. PCS056 genome, CAATTAGACCGCGGTAGAATCATGCAAGTACTCGTCAATCTGATCAACAATAGTATGAAATTTACCCCCCCTCATGGAGCTGTTCATATCGGCTACCTCATAGGCGACGAATTTTTTGAGTTTTATGTCAAGGACAATGGGATCGGTATTCCCAAACATCTTCAGAAATCGATCTTCAACCGTTTCTTTAAGATCAATGAAGCGGCCAAAGGTACCGGGCTTGGACTGTCTATTTGCAAAGCAATCGTTGAGCAGATGCATGGTGAGATCACGGTTGAATCCGAAGAAGGTCAGGGAACCACCTTCCGTATCAAATTACCCCTTCATAATTCTGATTTATAAAGCTGATACTGATTTATGACCAACCATTCAATACCGAAACCGCTTCGCATCCGTGCATCATTGGGTAAAGTCGCTGCTGTTTTATTGATGGTGGTCACCTCCCTGTCTTTTCTGGCGTTATATGTCTCGCCGGAGACTTGCGTGTTTTTTCAATGGATCGGTGTTGTTTTACCGATGTTGCTTTTTTGCAATTTGTTTGTCTTAGTTATTGCCTGGTACAAAAGGAGTTGGTATAGTATTTGTCCCATAATTGCGATACTGGCCAATTTTCATTATTATCCGCATAAATTTCAGATGCATAAGCCGGAGGAGGATTATCAGGCCGAGATTAAGTTTGCGACATACAATGTCCATGAGTTTAAAATGATCTATAATTTATCTTCTATGGAACAGATCGCAGCCTATTTTTCGGACAACCAAGTCAATACGATTTGCTTGCAGGAGGTCCCTTCAGATTGCACAGAGGCAGATCTCAAGCAGATCTTTACAAATATGCCTTATGTGATCACAACAGGGGGGCTAGGTTCACACTTTCAATTGGCTATTCTCAGCAAATATCCCTTAGATTCTATTGCTACGGTTTCCTTTCCCGAACGTCCAAATTGTGCCCTATTGGCCGATATAAAGGTTAATAATGAAAAGATTCGTATTGGCAACTTTCATTTACAGACGACCAACTGGAACCAGGTCAAAGGGACACTCCTCTACCAGGAAGATACACGTCATAGCTGGACTGATGCCCTGGGTACAATCTCTAATAATTTCAAATTCAGAGGTCGACAAGTGGATTCCCTCAGGCGTATATTGGATCGCTCGCCCTATCCGTTGGTCGTGAGCGGAGATTTTAACAATACCCCCGTTTCCTACGGTTACAAAACGATCAAAGGGGATTTGGAAGATGCGTATCTTGAGGCCGGCAATGGCTATGGCTATACTTACCGTTATTTTATGAAGCTGTACCGCATAGATTTTGTTTTGTATTCGGGAATAAGACTGAGAGCGAAAAATTATCGAACCGGCGATATTGATTTTAGTGATCACTCCCCTGTATTGGTCGATATGGCCATAAATTGATCTTAGATGTAACAACTTTGGACAAAATCACGTTTATACTCTTAAAAACTTCGTTATTTTAAAAAAAATATTTTAATTTAATAGTAGCGAATTTTTTGATTTTAAATTATATTTACAAATAATGTTATGGATGTATTCCAATTATTGTGTAAGCTGCAAATGACTTATGGAAATTGATTTTTCACTTTATAATATCCTCATCGTCGAGGATTCAGATGTCAACCTCTACCTATTGAAGGGTATTCTTGAAAAGGAATCATTCAATGTGTTTTCAGCTTCAGATGCTGTTTCTGCGCTGGAGCATCTTCGCACAGAAACAATCGACCTGATTTTAATGGATGTCATGCTCGGTGAGATCAATGGCTATGAGCTCACCAAACAGTTGAAGTCGATCGCAGCCTATCAGTTTATTCCTGTTATATTTATCACAAACCTAAGCAGTCCCGAAGATATTGTACAAGGCTTTGATAGCGGTGGTGTCGATTATGTCACCAAGCCTTTTAATAAAATGGAGCTTCTGCAGCGCATCAAACATCAGATCCGCATTATCGCCTCCAATCATACCATTAGCCGACAGACGGCAGAGCTCAAAGAAGCTATTCTCAATCGTGACCGCATGTATGCGATCTTGGCACATGATCTGCGCAGCCCCATTTCCTCCCTCAAAATGATCCTCAATATCCTCACGATGCAGACCGAAACACAAGATAATGGCTATGCCGCGATGGTCCATACCGGAAATGATATTGCCGAACAGCTTTTTAGTGTACTGGACAATTTGCTCAAGTGGACCAAATCCAGTCTTGGTATGCTGAGTTATATTCCTCAAAAACTGAATCTGAATGAGCTCATTTTAGGAGTTGTGGAGACCTTATCGCCCACAGCGAAATTGAAGAATATCAAACTCGACATCGATCTGCAGTCCGGATTAGAGATCTTTTTTGATGTGGACATCATGAAAAGTATCTTACGCAATCTGTTGATCAATGCGGTCAAATTTAGTCATAGCGACTCTTCGGTTACAGTCAATCTATATCGGGAAGAAGAATGGGCAGTGGTCGAGATCATCGATACTGGGGTGGGCATGAGCCCTGAGATTCAGGAACAATTACGTAACCAGGTTTCGCGAGAGGGGTCGGTCACTCCGATGCATGATCAAGGGAAGGGCCTTGGACTGTGGGTTGTCTACCATTTTATTCACCGTCATGGAGGAAAGTTCTTTTTCGAATCCGAGGAATACCACGGATCCCGTTTTGGATTTAAGGTCAAGTTGGTTGCTCATGAGCAACCAACGATATAAAAACAACTTTTTATAGCCAAAATGCACCATATCCGTTGGATGGATACCGTGCATTTTTATTTAAGATAGAGATTTAAAATAAGCAATCGTCTTTTTAAGACCTTCCTCCAACTGGATCTTGGGCTCCCAATTTAATTTGGATTTTGCCAGGTCGATATCCGGTTTTCGTTGTTTCGGATCATCAGAAGGTAAAGGCTGGAAGATGATTTTTGACTTGGATCCGGTCAGTTCGATCACTTTCTCCGCAAGCTCACGGATACTAAATTCATTTGGATTGCCCATATTGATCGGACCGATCGTATCGCTCGTACTTCCCATCATTTTGATCATCCCTTCCACCAGATCATCCACATATTGAAAACTTCGGGTCTGTGAGCCATCTCCATAGAGTGTGATATCTTGGTTGTTCAAGGCCTGAATGATGAAATTAGATACCACGCGCCCATCATTCGGATGCATGTTGGGTCCATAGGTATTGAATATCCGGATGATTTTGATCTTGACATGATTCATGCGGTGATAGTCCATAAACAGCGTTTCGGCACATCTCTTTCCTTCATCGTAACAGGAACGGATACCGATGGGGTTGACATTTCCCCAGTACGATTCTGTTTGCGGATGCACGATCGGGTCACCATAGACCTCACTGGTAGAAGCTTGCAATATTTTGATGTTTAACCGTTTTGCCAATCCCAACATATTGATTGCACCCATTACCGAAGTTTTCACGGTTTTGATTGCATTAAATTGATAATGTATAGGTGAGGCAGGGCAGGCCAGATTATAGATTTCATCTACCTCGATAAAGTAAGGCATCGTGACATCATGTCGGATGGCCTCAAAGTATGGATTTGATAATAGTGGCGCTATATTCTCTTTAGACCCGGTAAAATAGTTATCCAAAGAAATGACCTCATTGCCCTCATCGAGCAATCTTTTGCACAAGTGCGAGCCAATAAAACCAGCTCCGCCCGTTATCAATATTCTTTTTTTCATGTATATTCTTTTATAAGAAGTTGAACATTACGAAGATATAGATATCGCAGTTGTCAGACAAATTTATTCCGCTTCGTATTGAAATTTAGTAAATAATTCACTAATTTCGATACATGCACGTATCTACGGTAACCGCCTTATATTTTGAGAGTTAAAAATGGTTGCCGATGATGTTGTTTTAGTATACTTAGATGAGAGAAATTAAGAGAATAGCCTGTGTTGGAGCAGGGTATGTAGGTGGTCCGACCATGTCGGTTATTGCTCAAAAAAATCCAAATATTACCATCACTGTTGTTGATTTAAATCAGGCCCGTATCGATGCTTGGAATGACCCCGATCTAAACAATCTTCCTATATATGAGCCCGGTCTGGATGCAGTGGTCGCTGAGGCCAGAGGGCGCAATCTTTTTTTCTCGACCGATGTCGATAAAGCGATTGAAGAGGCCGACATGATCTTTATTTCGGTCAATACCCCAACCAAGACCTATGGCAAGGGCAAGGGACAAGCAGCCGATTTAAAATATATTGAACTATGTGCCCGTCAGATTGCGCGAGTCGCCAAAGACGATAAGATTGTCGTCGAAAAATCCACCCTGCCCGTCCGCACAGCAGCAGCTCTCAAGAGTATCTTGGACAATACCGGAAATGGTGTTAATTTCCATATTCTTTCCAATCCCGAGTTTTTAGCAGAAGGTACGGCTGTACCCGACCTGCACAGCCCAGATCGGGTATTGATCGGTGGAGAAGATCAGGAAGCTATTCAAGCTCTGGTGCAGATTTACGAAGCTTGGGTGCCCAGAGATCGCATATTGACCACCAATCTATGGTCTTCCGAATTGTCAAAACTCGTAGCAAATGCTTTCTTGGCACAGCGCGTATCTTCGATCAATGCCATTTCCGAGCTGTGCGAAGTGACAGGAGCCAATGTAGATGAAGTGTCACGTGCCATCGGTTATGATTCGCGTATCGGATCCAAATTTTTAAAAGCATCCGTTGGATTTGGAGGGTCATGCTTCCAAAAAGATATTCTCAACCTGGTTTACATCGCCCGCACCTATAATCTCACCGCTGTAGCAGATTATTGGGAACAAGTGATTCTGTTAAACGATCACCAGAAAGACCGATTTGCGCAAAAGATCATCCAGACCATGTACAATACGGTCAATGGTAAGCAGATTGCATTCTTAGGCTGGGCGTTTAAAAAAGATACCAATGATACCCGCGAATCGGCAGCGATTTATGTCGCCGATCACCTCTTGGATGAAGAAGCCGAGATCGTGGTGTACGATCCCAAGGTTTCGGCCGAGCAGATCTATCGCGATCTGGATTACCTCGGTACGCGTTCTCCGGCAGAAAACCGCCGTTTATTGACGGTTGTAAACGAGCCTCATCAAGCCCTGACAGGAGCACATGCGGTAGCGATATTGACCGAGTGGGATGAGTTTAAACAATACGATTGGGCACAGATAAAAGAAGGAATGAAAAAACCAGCTTTTGTATTTGATGGCCGCAAGATTTTAGATAGAAAGCAGCTCGAAAGATTCGGTTTTCAGTACTATGCTATTGGCGAGTAGCAGTACGCAAGTTGTTTAGGATCCTGTCCTAAACAACTTTCAATTTTCCAGCATATGCTGATGTTCGATCGCCCAGGTCAATAGCGCATTATTTTCCTCCTCCAGAGAAAGCTTCCTGCAGATGCGGTGACGTGTGTTTTTGATGGTATATGGACTTAAGCACAGTTTATCTGCGATATGTTTGGTGGTGTAGCGATTGGCGATGAGTTTGAGTACCTGTATTTCGGCAGAAGTCAGTTCGGACAGATTAGGGCTTATTTTTCGGTTTCTCTTATCCTGAGCGATACGTTGTATAGCGATATGGGTTCCAGCATATAGCCGACTTTCATTCAATGGTTTTATAATATAGTTTTCAGCATTGACCGCGATGGTCCGATCGATGCAGTGTTTCGAGTCATAAGAAGTGATGAAGATCAGCGAGAATTGCTTTTCAGCCTTATATTTCACCATCAGGTCGATCCCGTCGCAATCATCCTGCAGCTGAATATCGCAAAGCACCAGATCCGGCTGCTGCTCCCGCATGTAGTTGTCCACCTCTTCCACAGAAAGCGCGATATTGATCTCGATATTTTGGTAGAAGGCATAAAAATGTTGCTCGATAAAACGGGCAATGATCATTTCATCTTCAATAATTAAGATCTTTATTTCCATAGTCCTTTTTTAAATTCAAAGTGATAGTGATACCCATTTTTAGGGTTGATGCTGATCTCACCCTTGATCTGGCGGGCAAGATCCCTGATCAGCGCTATACCTAAGGACGAGTCTGCGACCAAGGTATCCGAACCTACGCCATTGTCCCAAAATACGATCGACAATTTGTCCGTTGACTGTGTGATCTCCAGCGTGATTGTAGGAGACTCCTCCCGTTCAGTCGGAAAGGCATACTTGTAAGCATTGGTCAGCAGCTCCGTGATGATCAGTCCCAGTGAAGTTGATATATGGGTCGGGATCCAATAGTCGAGCACACAGTACAGATCGATCGCTATCCTCTGTTTGGGATCATACAGCATCTGCAGGTAGCTGATGGTTTCCATCACCAATTGATCCAGTTTCAATTTATTGCCCTTGTTGTGTACCAGGAGCTGATTGACCAGCATCATGGTATGGATCCGGCTTTGCATCTCCTGAATAGCAGGATTGCTGGTCACGCTATTTTTATCCCCTTTTTGATATAGGCTGCCCAGACTGTACAGCAGTTGTAGATTATTTTTGACCCGGTGGTTGAGCTCATCGATCAAGGTTTCGATATATGTATTCTTTTCCAAGAGCTCCGATTGCTGCTTACTTAAAGCTGTATTGGCCATGTGGAGTTCAGCGGTGCGTTCTTCCACACGAATCTCTATCGATTTATGGTATTCCAGTTCCTGCTTACGGATGCGCAGTCGGATTGCAATCAGAAAGATAATCGTGATGCTCAGTACAAAAAGCTGGATCACGGCAGGGATATAGAGGAGTGATTTTTCATCCATTTTGATCAGCAAGATCACAATGAGCCCGATCCCTAATGAAAAACAGGTTGTGCCATAGGCAAGGAATCGCTGTGGTTCATCCACCTTTTTCCAGAGATATATAAATAGAGTCGACAGATACACAATATGTATCGCACCCAAAATAAAATTAATACGGTTGGAAAGATAGTAATTTGACGTGGTATAGCAGTAGATAAAGCTGAAAACAGCAAAAGAAACCACCAATAAGCAGATGATGAGTGCCAGTTTATAAAACAGCGGGCTCAATTTTTTCAGATTTAGAAAATCCAGGAGCAGCAGATAGAAACTGATGGTTCCGAGCCGATAGAACAGCGGACCTATGGTCCATCCCATGCGCGGGTTTTCAGCAAAAAACAAGTCTATAAAGTCTTTCTGCAAGGCAAAACTATACATGCCCACAGCCATTAAAAAGGTAAAGATCCAGATATATGGTCGGTAGCGTGACACGATCCATGCCAGTGCAATATACAGGAGCAGTACGATGATCGCGCCTTCTAAGAAAGCGTAGATATTGGATTCTTTTTGCTGCCTTTTGAGATAAGCCAGCTGATCTTCGATATAGAAATCCAGCTGGGGGCTATAGCCTTTGATATGATGGATTTTCAACAGGCAGGTGTAGGTTTTGGTGACATCTAGTTCCAGTGTGAAATGATTGCGATCATCACCAGGACTGATCTCCTTGAGAGGTCTGAACAGTCCCGCTTTTCGGCTATCGATCGCGACACTGCTGCGGTCGTCGATCAGGGTCAGGTCCACATAGGTCAGGTTGTTAAAAGAAAGAACATAAGTTTTCTTTTTATAGTCTTTACTGGCCGGGATATGGATGCGGAGCCAATAGATACCTTTCGCATCAAAATCATCCTGCTTGATTTTAGGGTTTTTGAAAATGGATTTATTATGGTAGTAAAACAGCGGACTGTCTTCGTTCAGCTGCTCCTGGGCAATGAGTACCGTTGGAATTTCATTTGTGCGCTGTATTGCTGCAGACCCTTTTAAAGATACTACAAGTAAAAAAAACAGCAAAAAAGGGGCAACGAGGTCAGGTTTCATTTGTCCCTACAAATGTGCATTATTTACCTGAATATTGAGGTTTATTACTGTGATTTTTTTTAAACTAAAGTTAAAAGAGACCCCAGGGTCTCTGTTATAACACCAATATTCACCCTACTTTTGATAGAAATTAGGAACTGTTTCATATTAAGTCTTTTAGATGTTTGGCAAAAGAACGTCAAAGTGGTCTATTATTTTTTATGAACAGCCTGATATGTTATTATTTGAGTGCGCTCACAATCGTACAAAGATTTTGTTTTATTGTTTAACATATACGAGGTATGATGATTTATGTTGTTATTTTAGTTTCCCTTGCTGCCTGTCTGCTATACTATATATATCAGGGCAAGTACAGGCGTTCACAGTTTGAAGAGCACGTTATATTAAGTGCTCAGTACCGTATCCAAGATCACGCAGGTCAGTATAGCGGCAATCTCAAAAGTCGTTACGGATCCCTTATTTTCAATGCATCCCGCAAGGATGAGCAGCTCAGGGCCGTTGTGATTAGAAAAGTTAAGATATATTATAGAGGCGTATCGGTCAAATTAAATCAGTCCGCCATTATCCCCTTTGTAGAAAATAAAGATCAAGGATTAGCGATTTCGGTCCGTTTTCGAATCACTTCAGATCGGCAGAGCGTCGATCTTTTAGGTTGTCAAGTGTTGTTGTCTGGTGTATTAAACCTGAAGGGCGGCGACCGGGTTCCTTTCAAAATGAGCATGCCCATCGAAAATGTCTATCAGCACGAAGAAGAAGTCCATATCCAGCAGTTGGATCTACCGATATTCCATTAACCTAGTTTGTTTCCAAATTATGATTTAGTTGCTTAGTGCCTTGCTTGTCAAGGCACTATTTTTATGTTTCAACAACAGATCCACATCGCGATATCTGGAGCATTAAAAGATGAATCCATGCTGATGATTTAATATTAAATAATGATTTGCTTCATGTTCAGCAGCTATATTTGTGATCTGAGGTACTGCAGTATTTCATCATCTTAACAGAAACAGTTTTTAGTTGAAGTGAAAAGTTTATGAAAACAATTTGATTCGATACGATGTTAAACTTCACGACGTTAATAATATAGGTGATTGCAATACAAAGTAGCCGTTCACCCGTTACTTGGTCACTACGTTACTTGTTCACTGCGTCACCATTTTACTTTTTAATCCTTAAACCACTATGCTATTTATCCCATTGATCGCCCTATTGTTAATAGGCATTTATTATTTCTGGAACGCAAAGCAAATGAAAAACCAATTGGCCCAGCATGGCGCTATGTCCGTGAGCTATCTTTTTCAAGAACATCCGGGACAGTACAGTGGCGACCGGACGGTGAAGAGTGGGGTGATTGTGATCCATACCTCCAGTCACAATCAAAAATTAAAGCATGCTACATTAAAACGTGTTTCTGTCAAACATCCCGATCTACATATCCAGCTTGATCAATCGCTTTCACTTCCATTTCATTCTGAATTATTGCCCAAGCCCGAAGTCTCTATCCGTTACAAGTTGACCAATAAAGCATTGAGCAAGCTCGACTTGACCGGAGTTCCGACTTGTATTTCTGGTAAACTTCACTTTGAAGGCGGAAAGACCAGGCCTTTTCAGGTTATGGTACCCATTTCTGGTTTGTACCATCAGCAGAGCAATCATTAGAGCGGTTGTCATCGTCCAGGCTAACTATTGTAGTCGGTTTTACTCATCTCGCTTTATTGTTTGTTCATAAAATCTTATTACTTTTGATGCTATTCCCTTAATTACAGTTAGGGGGTTTTAAGCTGTTAAGAAATATTTGCACATCATGATGACTAAAACGATCATTATTACAGGTGGAGCGGGTTTTATAGGTTCGCATGTAGTCCGCACTTTTGTACATAAATATCCAGATTACCATATTGTCAATTTAGATGCATTGACCTATGCCGGCAATCTTGAAAATTTACGGGATATCGAAGATAGACCCAATTACACGTTTGTTAAGGAAGATATTACCGACGCTGCGGCCATGTTTCGTATTTTCACCACATTTCAACCTGATGGTGTGATCCATCTGGCAGCAGAGTCTCATGTCGATCGCTCCATTGCAGATCCTTCCGCATTTGTGATGACCAATGTTATTGGTACGGTCAATTTACTAAATGCTGCCCGTGAAACCTGGAAAGATAACTTCGCAGGAAAACGTTTTCATCATGTTTCTACCGATGAGGTATTTGGTGCATTAGGAGCAGAAGGATTATTCACAGAGAAAACCGCTTACGATCCACATTCCCCTTATTCAGCCTCCAAAGCCAGTTCCGATCATTTTGTTCGGGCATACCATGATACTTATGGCTTACCGATGGTACTGACCAATTGCTCCAACAATTATGGACCCAATCATTTCCCGGAGAAACTGATTCCGCTATGTATTCACAATATCTTAAACCATCAACCCTTACCGATCTATGGCGATGGTCAGTACACCCGCGATTGGTTATTTGTGATCGATCATGCAACCGCTATTGATATCGTTTTTCATGAAGGAAAGAATGGCGACTCGTACAATGTTGGCGGATTTAACGAATGGCAGAATATCGATTTGGTCAAAGAACTGTGTAAGCAGGTAGATGAAAAATTAGGTCGACCAGTAGGAACTGCGGAGCAATTGATCACTTTTGTGAAAGATCGTCCTGGTCACGATTTACGTTACGCCATCGATGCCACCAAGATCAATCAAGAATTAGGCTGGTATCCTTCCGTCACTTTCGAACAAGGGCTATCCAAAACCATCGACTGGTTTTTAAATAATCAAGAGTGGCTGGACAATGTCACCTCAGGAGATTATCAGAAATATTACGATCAGCAGTATAAAGGTTAGATAGTAAATACGTGACCGAGTAACAAGTAAAGAAGTAACAAGTAACGAAGTAACAAGTAAAGAAGTGACGAGTACTAGGTCACTAAAAATAACAACGTTACTAGTTAACTAGCGTTACTATGTCACTAAAAAAACAAACAATGAAATTCCAAGAAACAAAATTAAAAGGCTGCTTTATTTTAGAGCCCACTATAATTGAAGATGAAAGAGGATACTTTTTCGAAGCCTTCAATGACCGAAAGTTTGAGCAGATTGTAGGCGCTAAACCCCCATTTGTACAAGATAACCAATCCCAATCCCAGTATGGCGTAGTCCGTGGATTGCATATGCAAGCAGGTGAATATGGGCAAGCGAAGTTGGTGCGTGTACTCGAAGGAAAAGTATTGGATGTTGCGGTAGACGTGCGTCCCGGATCGGACACTTATGGCCAATCTGTCGCAGTAGAATTGTCCGCAGAGAATAAGAGACAACTGTATGTTCCACGTGGATTTTTACACGGATTTTCGGTCTTATCCGATAGTGCAGTGGTGTTTTACAAATGTGATAATTATTATCATCAAGTAGCAGAAGACGGTGTTCATCCGTTAGATACAACAATAGGTATTGATTGGCAAGTTCCAAGGGAAGATATGATCCTTTCCCAAAAAGATGAACAAGCACAATCCTTTACAGCATTTAAAAATAAAAATGGAATCGGTTAATCAAAAGCAACGGATCGTTATTACAGGCGCATCAGGACAGCTGGGGCAGGAATTAAAAGTGCTGTTGGAACATGATGCCGAAAAAGAATGTTTCTTTTTAGATCGCAAGCAGCTTCCGCTGGATCAGACCTTTATTATTCAAGATATTCTGGGGATGTATCAGCCCGATGTGATTATCCATGCTGGAGCATATACCGCTGTCGATCAGGCCGAATCCGAACCCGATCTTGCTGATCAGGTCAATCACCTGGCTTCGGAAGAGATTGCGCAGTATTGTCATGTACATGGCACCAAGTTGATCGCCATTTCAACCGATTATGTATTCGATGGAAATAGCCGTATGGCGCTAACAGAAGACGCACCCGTGCATCCCATCAATGTATATGGACAGACCAAGTTACAAGGAGAGCAGGCGATTCAGAAATGGTGCCCCGAAGCGATTATTATCCGTACCTCATGGGTGTACTCCACTTTTGGAAAAAACTTTGTTAAGACGATGTTACGTCTGCTATCCGAGCGTGATTCGATATCTGTGATCAACGATCAGATCGGTTCACCGACCTCAGCAGCAGATCTAGCAAAAGCGATCGTCCATATTGTTGATGGAGAAAGTTGGCAAGGTGGGGTTTATCATTATAGCAATGAAGGCGAGATCAGCTGGTATGATTTTGCTGTTGCCATTCGCGATCTCAAAGGACTCGAGTGTGAAATCAATGCAATTCCCACGACAGCCTATCCCACACCTGCAAAGCGACCCAATTATTCGTTGTTAAATAAAACAAAGATTAAAGCGACATTTGGAGTAGAAGTGCCATTTTGGAAAGACAGCCTTGTGAAATGTTTGAGTGACGAAGCGATTAATTAACAGGTGATTAAGTAACAAGTAACAAGTAACAAAGTAACAAGTAACAAAGTAACAAGTAACAAAGTAACAAGTAACAAAGTAACAAGTAACAAAGTAACAAGTAACAAAGTAACAAGTAACAAAGTAACAAGTAACATTGCACAAATTAAAAGGATAAGAAATGAGGAGTCATAAAGATTTAATTGTATATCAGCGTTCTCTTTTATATGTTAAAACTATATATGACCTATCTCAATGTTTTCCAGAGGTTGAAAAATTTGGTTTGACCAGTCAAATTCGAAGAGCTGCCGTTTCAGTTCCAAGTAATATTGCAGAAGGAGCAGCCAGAAGATCTGCTAAAGAATTTCTTCAATTCTTATATATTGCATTAGGTTCACTGAGTGAAATTGAAACCCAAATTGAAATAGCTAAATTATTAGATTATTCCGTTGATATCGATTCTATTTTAGAAGAAAATATACAACTGAGAAGAATGTTGTTGAAGTTAATAGAAAATATTAAAAATAAAATATACTAATGTCACTACGTCACTACTTGACTAGTCACTATGTTACTAAGAGAAACTACGTCACTAATTATTACGTCACTAAAAAAGACTGCGTTACTACTTTACTAGTCACTACGTCACTAATTATTACGTCACTAAAAAAGACTGCGTTACTACTTTACTAGTCACTACGTCACTAATTATTACGTCACTAAAAAAGACTGCGTTACTACTTTACTAGTCACTACGTCACTAAATTTAAAAAAATGAAAGGAATTATACTAGCAGGAGGATCAGGAACACGTTTGCATCCCATGACATTGGCGGTGAGCAAGCAGTTGATGCCCGTGTACGATAAACCCATGATCTATTATCCACTATCCACCTTGATGTTAGCTGGGATCAGTGAGATCCTCATTATTTCGACACCTCAAGATCTGCCGCAGTTTAAAAGACTGTTGGGAGATGGTTCGCAGTTGGGCTGCCGATTTGAATATATCGAACAGCCTAGTCCTGATGGACTGGCGCAAGCCTTTATATTAGGAGAAGAGTTTATTGGTGATGATAAGGTGGCTTTAATCTTGGGAGATAATATTTTCTATGGTTCGGGTATGTCTAAGCACTTACAGTCCTGTGTAGATATTGAGGGCGGGATGGTGTTTGCTTATCAGGTCAACGATCCCGAGCGCTATGGCGT is a window encoding:
- the rfbB gene encoding dTDP-glucose 4,6-dehydratase → MTKTIIITGGAGFIGSHVVRTFVHKYPDYHIVNLDALTYAGNLENLRDIEDRPNYTFVKEDITDAAAMFRIFTTFQPDGVIHLAAESHVDRSIADPSAFVMTNVIGTVNLLNAARETWKDNFAGKRFHHVSTDEVFGALGAEGLFTEKTAYDPHSPYSASKASSDHFVRAYHDTYGLPMVLTNCSNNYGPNHFPEKLIPLCIHNILNHQPLPIYGDGQYTRDWLFVIDHATAIDIVFHEGKNGDSYNVGGFNEWQNIDLVKELCKQVDEKLGRPVGTAEQLITFVKDRPGHDLRYAIDATKINQELGWYPSVTFEQGLSKTIDWFLNNQEWLDNVTSGDYQKYYDQQYKG
- the rfbC gene encoding dTDP-4-dehydrorhamnose 3,5-epimerase — its product is MKFQETKLKGCFILEPTIIEDERGYFFEAFNDRKFEQIVGAKPPFVQDNQSQSQYGVVRGLHMQAGEYGQAKLVRVLEGKVLDVAVDVRPGSDTYGQSVAVELSAENKRQLYVPRGFLHGFSVLSDSAVVFYKCDNYYHQVAEDGVHPLDTTIGIDWQVPREDMILSQKDEQAQSFTAFKNKNGIG
- the rfbD gene encoding dTDP-4-dehydrorhamnose reductase; translated protein: MNKHNPLQHLKIKMESVNQKQRIVITGASGQLGQELKVLLEHDAEKECFFLDRKQLPLDQTFIIQDILGMYQPDVIIHAGAYTAVDQAESEPDLADQVNHLASEEIAQYCHVHGTKLIAISTDYVFDGNSRMALTEDAPVHPINVYGQTKLQGEQAIQKWCPEAIIIRTSWVYSTFGKNFVKTMLRLLSERDSISVINDQIGSPTSAADLAKAIVHIVDGESWQGGVYHYSNEGEISWYDFAVAIRDLKGLECEINAIPTTAYPTPAKRPNYSLLNKTKIKATFGVEVPFWKDSLVKCLSDEAIN
- a CDS encoding four helix bundle protein, which gives rise to MRSHKDLIVYQRSLLYVKTIYDLSQCFPEVEKFGLTSQIRRAAVSVPSNIAEGAARRSAKEFLQFLYIALGSLSEIETQIEIAKLLDYSVDIDSILEENIQLRRMLLKLIENIKNKIY
- the rfbA gene encoding glucose-1-phosphate thymidylyltransferase RfbA, which translates into the protein MKGIILAGGSGTRLHPMTLAVSKQLMPVYDKPMIYYPLSTLMLAGISEILIISTPQDLPQFKRLLGDGSQLGCRFEYIEQPSPDGLAQAFILGEEFIGDDKVALILGDNIFYGSGMSKHLQSCVDIEGGMVFAYQVNDPERYGVVEFDQDKKAISIEEKPVAPKSNFAIPGLYFYDNDVVQIAKEIKPSPRGELEITDINKVYLEREKLHVAVFDRGTAWLDTGTIQSLMQAAQFVQVIEERQGMKIGSIEEVAYRMGYIDKAQLLKIAEPLRKSGYGEYLNLLIK